Genomic DNA from Pelosinus sp. UFO1:
CATAAAGGTTTTACTGTTGCCTTATTCGGGGCATTTAGTGCTGGTAAATCTTCTTTTGCGAATGCGTTAATCGGAGAAAGAGTGTTACCTGTTTCACCAAATCCAATGACAGCGGCAATAAACAAAATTAAGCCGATCAATGAGTCATATTCACATGGGACTGTTCTCATTAAGCTTAAAGAGGAACGTGCGATGCTCGAAGAGGTAAATCATGCCTTGAAACTATTTGATTTTCATGGGGAGAGCTTAGCCGATGCAAGGACAAAAGTAGAAAAGCTCAATGGGCATTTGGGCCAGCAGGGTGCAGCCGAGAAGACAAATTATGCTTTTTTGCAGGCATTTACCCGGGGGTATGCTGCTTTTAGTGAACAGCTAGGTACTGTACTCAAAAAAACGGTAACGGAATTTAGTGATTATGTTGCAATAGAAGAAAAATCCTGCTTTGTCGAATGGATTGATCTTTATTATGATTGTCCGTTAACCCGTAAAGGAATTACTTTAGTCGATACCCCGGGGGCGGATTCCATTAATGCCCGTCACACGGGAGTGGCCTTTGAATTTATCAAAAATTCAGATGCGATTTTGTTTGTAACCTACTATAATCATGCATTTTCAAAAGCAGATCGAGAGTTTTTAATTCAGTTGGGGCGTGTAAAGGATTCATTTCAATTAGATAAAATGTTTTTTATGATAAATGCCATTGATTTAGCCGATAACGAGGAAGAAAAGGAAACCGTTACTCTATATGTCCACGAGCAGCTAATGAAATATGGAGTCAGAAATCCTCACTTATATCCATTATCAAGCTTACAGGCACTGAAAGAAAAAGAGGAAAAGACAACCCTTCCCGTTTCAGGAATGTCAGCTTTTGAGGAGGCTTTTTATCATTTTATTACCAATGATTTGGCTAACTTGGCGGCTCGAGCATCTGAAAATGAACTGAACCGTGTTTCTCGTTTAGTAGCAAAGCTCATTGATAGTACCAGAGAGGATGCTGCAGTTAAGCAGCGAAAACGGGCAAATATCCAAGCGGAGAAAGCGGGTATAAACGAAATTCTTGTTAAGCAGACGGCACAAGATTTAAAAAACCGCCTGTATCAGGAAACAGAAGAATTAATTTATTATATCAAGCAGCGGGTATTTTTACGTTTTACTGATTTCTTTAAAGAAGCATTCAATCCTACTGTGTTACGCGATGATGGCCGTAACCTGAAAAAAGTTCTGCAGAATGCACTGGACGAATTACTCGAACAAATTGGGTTTGACTTTGCCCAGGAAATGAGAGCAACGACGGTAAGACTGGATCGCTTTGCTGAAAAAATAACAGCAGAGTATCAAGAAATGCTTGTCGAAAAGATTCGTGAGATGAATCAGGATTTATCTTTTTCCCTTTTTGAATTTGAGAATAAAGCACAAATTGATTTTGAAGTCGCTTTCAAAGATATTCAGTACGGGCTGTTTTCGCAAGCAATGGCTTATTTTAAAAATCCAAAATCATTTTTTGAAAAAAATGAAAGTAAATTAATGAGTGATGAGATGTATCGTGTGCTGAGCTCTGCAGCAGATGAGTATTTACAGAATGAACAAAAACGGATACAGGCTCTATATGGAAATGTCATGGAAGATGAGCTTGAACAATTAATCTCGCACATGACGGAACAGGCTGATGACTTTTATTTAAGTTTGCTCTCAGCCTTAGATGGCGGAGTTCCAGCCGAACAGCTAATGGAGATCCAGCAAAATTTAACAGAACTTAAATAAAGGATGAAAGCTGGAATGAACGATTAGCTGTCAAGGCTCGGAGGTATACCAATAGAGATTAGCCAAAGAAAAGTCGCCAGATCTTATGCAGCGTGCTTACACTCCGTGGATTGGTTCCTATGGAAAGGCAAGCAGTTCATGATTTTGAGATAACTTATAGAAACCTGCATGGAAAATGTTTCCATGCAGGTTTCGTTCAATTCTTGAAATAATAACAAGCAAGTCTATACTACACCTAACGTGAGTTGTAGACCTTTAAGATTTTTCAGTACTCAATTCCATTACTTTTTTATTGTTCTTTAATACTGTGTTCGGTTAATTCAGAAAGTTTTTCAATTCTTTCATTAACCATACTTCTAAAGCAATTTGGAAGATGGTCTCTGTGTGCTCGGTGTATAGCAACACATTCTATGCATTTTCCATGATGCTTACATGCTTTTTTACAGGTGCAATGGTCTACTTTCCCTATGCTTTCTCTCAGTTCTGCTACAAATTCATCTTGAAGTTTATACCCTAGTGAGCGTTCATCTCTTTTAAATGCCTCCATGGCTTCTTTTTCTTTTGGATTATTATCAATAATCATTATAAGCCCCTCCACATAATATAAGATGTTGATTAATGCCCCCTTATTAATTATAATTGTTTCATTGATATATTTAAAATTGATATCTAATATAGGAGATATAAGGTGTAGTTATATGTATATTAATTTGGAACTTTATCGTGTATTCTATGTGACTGCTACGATAGGAAGCATATCAAAAGCTGCTAAAGAACTTTGTACATCCCAACCAGCGGTAAGCCAATCTATTAAAATGTTAGAATATAAGCTGGGCGGTCAATTATTTATTAGAACTCCTAAAGGAGTTAAATTAACTGATGAAGGAAATGTCTTTTTTAAATATATTGAACAAGGATATAGCTTTTTCAAAACTGCGGAGCAAAAATTTTTGGAAATGCAGAACCTTCAAGCTGGGCAAATAAGAATTGGTGTAAGCGATACACTTTGTAAATATTATCTTATTTCATATTTGGAAAAGTACACAGTGGCATATCCAGACATAAGAATTCATGTAACTAATCAAACTACGTTTGAAATTATTGATTTGTTGAAAGGGGGAAAAATCGATTTAGGAGTTATAAATCTTCCAATAAAAGATGATTGTTCTCTTGAATTGACACAAACTCTCAAAATTCAGGACTGCTTTATTGTGGGAAAAAAGTTTAAGCATCTTAGCTTATTACCTATTTCGCTAAAAAAATTAGTAGAGTATCCAATGATGCTACTAGAAAAAGATAGTAATTCAAGAAATTTTATTGACAACTATGCTGAAGCAAATGGTACAAAATTATGCCCCGAAATTGAACTAGGTTCTGTAGACCTTTTAGTGGAATTTGCTAAAAGAGGTTTAGGAATTTCTTGTGTAATCAAAAATTTTATAAAGGAAGAGCTAGAAAATGAAGAAGTTTTTGAAATGACTGTACAGGAAGAAATACCTGAAAGAGCGATTGGGGTTGTTCAATTGAAAGGAACTCCAGTTTCTACAGCTGTAAAGAAGTTTATTGAAATTTTAACAAATTAAAAAAATTGAGAGAACAATTACCAATCTTGGAAGACATAATATTAGTTGGTTTTTTATTGCTATAAGATATAAATTTAAGAAAAGTATTAGCGTAATGCTAATACTTTTTTTACATATTACTTAAGAACATGCCATGTAATGGAACTAACTTTGGAGGTGTTTTTGTGGACAAAAAGCCAAATAGATTGATAAATGAAAAGAGTCCATATTTGCTCCAATTGCCTATAACCCAGTCGATTGGCACCCTTGGGGTGATGAGGCATTCGAAAAAGCGAAACGAGAAGACAAGTCTGTGTCTTAAGCATAGGCTATTCCACTTGCCATTGATGGCGCGTGTGTAATAGACACCCAAATAACTGACGTGAATCGTTCTACTGGCAACAGCTAAAACGCCTTCAGCCTGATATTTAGAAGGGCTGAGGGCGTTTGTTTTAGACAATTGGGCAGGATTTTGGAGCGCTTCGTGTCCAACGAAACTAAAAGAGATTACTAACGATTTAGTTAGTGTTAGCTATCTGTTTTTTTTGCTATTTTTATAAATTCTTCCATAGCTTTGGTGATATATTTATTTTGTTTATTGTAGAAGAATACGTTGCGGAATGTGTGAGAACTATTTATTTTGTAATATAGCATATCTGAAGAGTAGTTTGTTTTTTGAGCTAAGGTATCGCTAATGATGGTAATTCCCATGCCAGAACAAGAAACATTATAAGCTGTAGCTAACTGATCTAATTCCAAAATGATTTTGGGTGTTATGCCGTGTTCTTGGAAAATTTTATCTGCACGAATTCGCGTATCGTTTCCGGCCCTTAAAAAAATGCATGGATCGTGGGTAAATAGTGACAAAGGCACGGGCTTTGTCGCTGGTTTTAAGTGTATCCCTTTGCGGATATCGTCTATTGATAATTGGTATTCTTGGGCAAGACTGTTTGAAGGAAATTTTTGAGGAACGGTAAGAATTAGACATTCACGGTAGAAAAAGTGTTTTTCACAGATTAGTTCATTCTGGGGGTTATTATCAAATACAAAATCAAGTGAGCCCGAAAATAGTTGATCTTCTAAATGGGTACTATTGGCTTCCGCTAGATTTACTTTAATAGAAGGGTATTTAGTGGTGAATTTGGTGATGATTGCCGGAAGAATATATGAAGCAAAAACATTACTTGCGCCAATAGAAAGGCGGCCTGTTTTTAATTGGTTTAAATTGCTGAGATAGTTTTCAAACCGATTTTCAATATCCATAATTTTTTCTATGGATTTTACATACTCGGTGCCGGCTTCTGTTAAGTGAACAGGGTTACTGCTTCGGTCAAATATACAACATCCGAGGCGCTTTTCAATTTTTTTGATTGAAGCGCTTAAAGCTGGTTGGCTGATATAGAGATTTTGTGCTGCTTTTGAAAAGCTTTGTTCTTTGTATACTTCATAAATATATTCTTTTCCTCTAAACATGATGCCTCCACAATATAACCAAATGGTTATATTATTTATACTAATATATGTATTTGATTCTATTGTAACTGAAATTTATAATGGAATCAAGGTTGCCGCAGTATTAGCGGCTGCGGCAATTCGGTTTGTTGAGAAGCCGTTAGTGAGAAGAAACTGCGCCGTTTGCCCCGGGGAAAACACCATCATTGAATCCACTTTGGGGGCTTACGCCGCGTAAAGAGACACCATGGGACGGGGTTATTGACATACAAGGTTGTCACAACTTCGTTCTCCTGAAAACTCACGGATATGTTAATGCATGACGAGGGGAATGGTTCCGCTGACATAACTTAATTCCATTAACAAACTGGCGCGGCTAGTATTTACACGTCATTTAGGGACTATACTGGAGATAATAAAGGTAGTTTAGCCTGGCACTTCGGGTAAGCGGCCATAGAGTCCTTAGTATACTAGAACCAGAAATGAAACTAAATTTAAGAGGAGATATACTATGGAATCTAAAATTGTAAGCGGTCTTTTAATTTACAAGCTAAGCATGATTCAAACAGTTGCTTTGGCTCTTGGTGTGTACTTTCTGGGTTCATTTATTCGACGTAAAATACCAGTACTGATACGCCTTAGTATTCCGGCACCTGTTATTGGTGGGTTAATTTTTGCTGGTTTATCCACTTTCCTGCGTATACAGGGGATTTTAGGATTTGAATTGGATAGTACAATGCAAACAGTTCTAATGATTATGTTTTTTTGTACAATTGGCATGGGTGCCAGTGTCACGCTGCTGAAAAAAGGCGGTATGCCGCTAATTATTTTCTTTTTGTTATCCGTTGTATTGGCGGTGCTTCAAAACGTTGTTGGCATAGCTCTTGCCAAGGCTACCGGCATTGATCCGCTTTTTGGTATTATTAGTGGCGCAGTAACGTTGATGGGGGGGCTGGGGACAGGTGGTGCCTTTGGGCCGCTTTTTGAAGAGTGGGGAGTAACTGGAGCTACTACTGCTGCCATAGCATGCGCAACCTTTGGTATGGTTGCAGGCAGCTTGATGGGCGGCCCCTTAGGTGAATTATTAATAAAAAAATACAAGGTGCCTACTCCGTTACAAAATGGTATTGCAGCTGCTACTAGCATAGCTGTAGAGTCGGAAGAAGACTCTGTTAGCAGCGATAGTCTAATAAAAACACTGGGCTTCGTACTTGCTGCAATGGGGTTAGGCTCTATCCTCAGTTTCTACTTAACCGAAGCAGGAATTACACTTCCGGGTTATATTGGGGCCATGATTGTGGCTGCTATAATACGTAACTTGGGCGATCTCACTAAGACTTATGAAATCAAGGGTAGTGCGCTTGAAGTAATTTCAGATATTTCGTTGGCTGTCTATTTAACCATGGCAATTAATGGTCTAAAACTGTGGGAGCTCATTAATCTTGCCTTTCCCTTACTGATAATCTTGCTTGGACAAGTTGTTTTAATGGCCTTCTTCTGTTGGCTTGTTGTTTACTTTGTTATGGGACGCAACTATGATGCCGCACAAACCTCTGTAGGAATGGTTGGTTTCGGTATGGGAGCCACACCGAATGCCTTAGTAAACATGGCATCTTTAAGCGAAAAATACGGTCCTGCCCCTCAAGCCATCATGATTGTTTCGTTGGTAGGAGCCTTCCTTATTGACTTTGCTAATGCATTGATTATCACTGGCATGGCATCAATGTTTCGATAATGGCATTCGATTTGTAAAAACTAGATTTCCTTTAACAAAAGCCAGCCGAAGTACATCGGTCAAGCTATTGACTAAGAAATGTCGAAGGGGAAGGTTCTGCTGACATAGTTAATAATATTAAATTTCCATTAACAAACTGGCGTGGCTATCATTTCCACGTCAGTGAATGAGCTAACAAATACTCAGAAGAAGCCATTACCAAGGTAATGGATATCCTGTTATTAATCCTGCCATTGCAACTAATTTATTGCGCTGCATAGCGAACGCCTATCCAACCAGACTTCCAGTAAATTCTACCAGTGTATCGTTAGTCCTAGTATCTTTGAGTCCACATAGTAAAATAACAGGTGAATTCTTACCGCTTTTTTCATGAAAATTCCCTTTCCAGGCGGGCAAGGTGGTTTTTAAAAATTTTCTCTATTCAAAGAAGAGAATCAGGTCTCATTCTTAACTCTTAATAGGTGTTAATAAAATCCTATATTTTTATTATATATAAAGTTACAATAAGCTATAGGAATTTATTAAAGTATTAGAAGGTGTTATTTTGATACAAAGTTTTATGAAAGCAGATTACACTTCCAATTTTTTAAATGGCAAATTGCCTCGCTTATTTTCAGCTAGCAAAATAGATGCTAGTTATAGCGTCTATCCCCGTATCTTGCATAAACATGAAGACATGTTAGAAATTCTATTAGTGCGCAGTGGCAGTGGGGTTTATATTGTGGATGAGAAGCGCTACTCTATCCAAAAAGGAGATATTATCATTTGCAATTGTAATGTTTTGCATGATGAAGATCCTAGCCAAAGCAAGAATCTGAATACCTATTGCTGTACATTAACTGATGTAGAGATCATAGGATTTGATAAAAACTGTCTGATCAATAAAACAACTTGCCCGATCATTCACAGTAATGAATTGTTTGAAACATTGGAAAATTTAATGGGAATGATTTATTTTTTGCTGGCATCTGACATAGAGCAAATGGAAGAAACTTGCTCTTATCTTGCGGTTTCTTTAGTGGCTATGTTAATGCAAATCATCCGTAAAACTGAAATGGAAGACACCGCAAATAAAAAAAACACCTATGAATTACTTGGTATCCGTATTAAGCAGTATATCGACACTCATTATGATGAACCGCTTACGCTGCAATCGATCAGTGAAGCAATGCATATTAATCCATATTATCTGGCACATGTATTTAAAGATACAATAGGCTATTCTCCCATGAGATACACTATGCGTCGTCGCATTGGTGAAGCACAGAGCCTGCTGATTACCACACGATATTCCGTTACACAGGTTGCCAATATCGTCGGCTATGATAATCCGAATCATTTTAATATTCTCTTTACCAAATACGTTGGTATGCCTCCCAGCAAATATCGTAATTCATATACTAAAGAAAAAAGATAATCGTACAATCAACGATAGAGTAGTTGCTGATCTTTCAGAATTTCAAGGGGCTTTGTTTATGGTTTAGCAGGATTTGTTAGCACTAATAAAATCTTGCTGTACAATAGACAGTAAAGCGAATATTACACTAAGAGACTGGTTCTTTGAACTGGTTTCTTGT
This window encodes:
- a CDS encoding LysR family transcriptional regulator, with protein sequence MYINLELYRVFYVTATIGSISKAAKELCTSQPAVSQSIKMLEYKLGGQLFIRTPKGVKLTDEGNVFFKYIEQGYSFFKTAEQKFLEMQNLQAGQIRIGVSDTLCKYYLISYLEKYTVAYPDIRIHVTNQTTFEIIDLLKGGKIDLGVINLPIKDDCSLELTQTLKIQDCFIVGKKFKHLSLLPISLKKLVEYPMMLLEKDSNSRNFIDNYAEANGTKLCPEIELGSVDLLVEFAKRGLGISCVIKNFIKEELENEEVFEMTVQEEIPERAIGVVQLKGTPVSTAVKKFIEILTN
- a CDS encoding DUF255 domain-containing protein yields the protein MAYNPVDWHPWGDEAFEKAKREDKSVS
- a CDS encoding LysR family transcriptional regulator produces the protein MFRGKEYIYEVYKEQSFSKAAQNLYISQPALSASIKKIEKRLGCCIFDRSSNPVHLTEAGTEYVKSIEKIMDIENRFENYLSNLNQLKTGRLSIGASNVFASYILPAIITKFTTKYPSIKVNLAEANSTHLEDQLFSGSLDFVFDNNPQNELICEKHFFYRECLILTVPQKFPSNSLAQEYQLSIDDIRKGIHLKPATKPVPLSLFTHDPCIFLRAGNDTRIRADKIFQEHGITPKIILELDQLATAYNVSCSGMGITIISDTLAQKTNYSSDMLYYKINSSHTFRNVFFYNKQNKYITKAMEEFIKIAKKTDS
- the gltS gene encoding sodium/glutamate symporter, whose amino-acid sequence is MESKIVSGLLIYKLSMIQTVALALGVYFLGSFIRRKIPVLIRLSIPAPVIGGLIFAGLSTFLRIQGILGFELDSTMQTVLMIMFFCTIGMGASVTLLKKGGMPLIIFFLLSVVLAVLQNVVGIALAKATGIDPLFGIISGAVTLMGGLGTGGAFGPLFEEWGVTGATTAAIACATFGMVAGSLMGGPLGELLIKKYKVPTPLQNGIAAATSIAVESEEDSVSSDSLIKTLGFVLAAMGLGSILSFYLTEAGITLPGYIGAMIVAAIIRNLGDLTKTYEIKGSALEVISDISLAVYLTMAINGLKLWELINLAFPLLIILLGQVVLMAFFCWLVVYFVMGRNYDAAQTSVGMVGFGMGATPNALVNMASLSEKYGPAPQAIMIVSLVGAFLIDFANALIITGMASMFR
- a CDS encoding AraC family transcriptional regulator produces the protein MIQSFMKADYTSNFLNGKLPRLFSASKIDASYSVYPRILHKHEDMLEILLVRSGSGVYIVDEKRYSIQKGDIIICNCNVLHDEDPSQSKNLNTYCCTLTDVEIIGFDKNCLINKTTCPIIHSNELFETLENLMGMIYFLLASDIEQMEETCSYLAVSLVAMLMQIIRKTEMEDTANKKNTYELLGIRIKQYIDTHYDEPLTLQSISEAMHINPYYLAHVFKDTIGYSPMRYTMRRRIGEAQSLLITTRYSVTQVANIVGYDNPNHFNILFTKYVGMPPSKYRNSYTKEKR